One window of the Nicotiana tabacum cultivar K326 chromosome 4, ASM71507v2, whole genome shotgun sequence genome contains the following:
- the LOC142180049 gene encoding cytochrome P450 71A1-like yields the protein MEKSTLEQYEIQPGTIIHVNSWAILRDPEIWENSEQFIAERFLNSNIDFKGHDFDYIPFGAGRRGCPGIALGVASMELALSNLLYAFDWELPCGMKKEDIDTDVKPGITMHKKNELCLIPKNYL from the coding sequence ATGGAAAAATCCACACTAGAACAGTATGAAATTCAGCCGGGAACCATAATTCATGTTAATTCATGGGCTATACTAAGGGATCCTGAAATATGGGAAAATTCAGAACAATTTATAGCTGAAAGATTCTTGAATAGCAATATTGATTTTAAGGGCCATGACTTTGATTATATTCCATTTGGAGCTGGAAGAAGAGGATGCCCAGGGATAGCACTTGGAGTTGCATCCATGGAACTTGCATTATCAAATCTTCTTTATGCATTTGATTGGGAGTTACCTTGTGGGATGAAAAAAGAGGACATTGACACGGATGTTAAGCCTGGAATTACCATGCATAAGAAAAATGAACTTTGCCTTATCCCTAAAAATTATTTGTAG
- the LOC107781086 gene encoding 5-OH-xanthotoxin synthase: MMASFFVSDFFPSLSWIDKLTGVTARLEKIFNDLDEFYKELIEQHLNPNRPKSMEGDILDILLQLKKEKSTPIDLTLEDIKALVMNVLLAGSDTSAAAVVWTMTALMKNPKAMKKVQEEIRKSVGKKSNIVTEDDIQNLPYFKAVIKESFRLYPPVPVLLPRESMEKSTLEQYEIQPGTIIHVNSWAILRDPEIWENSEQFIAERFLNSNIDFKGHDFDYIPFGAGRRGCPGIALGVASMELALSNLLYAFDWELPCGMKKEDIDTDVKPGITMHKKNELCLIPKNYL; encoded by the exons ATGATGGCTAGTTTCTTTGTGTCTGATTTTTTCCCTTCTTTAAGCTGGATTGATAAACTTACTGGAGTTACAGCTCGACTTGAGAAGATTTTCAATGATTTGGATGAGTTTTATAAAGAACTCATTGAGCAGCATCTTAATCCCAATAGGCCAAAATCCATGGAAGGAGATATTCTTGATATTCTGCTCCAATTGAAGAAAGAGAAATCAACACCAATTGATCTCACTTTGGAGGATATAAAAGCACTTGTCATG AATGTGTTACTAGCAGGATCAGACACTAGCGCAGCTGCAGTAGTATGGACAATGACAGCCCTCATGAAGAATCCAAAAGCTATGAAGAAAGTCCAAGAAGAAATCAGAAAATCAGTTGGAAAGAAAAGCAATATTGTGACTGAAGATGATATCCAAAATCTTCCCTATTTCAAAGCAGTGATAAAGGAGTCTTTTAGATTGTACCCACCAGTTCCAGTCCTACTGCCAAGAGAATCAATGGAAAAATCCACACTAGAACAGTATGAAATTCAGCCGGGAACCATAATTCATGTTAATTCATGGGCTATACTAAGGGATCCTGAAATATGGGAAAATTCAGAACAATTTATAGCTGAAAGATTCTTGAATAGCAATATTGATTTTAAGGGCCATGACTTTGATTATATTCCATTTGGAGCTGGAAGAAGAGGATGCCCAGGGATAGCACTTGGAGTTGCATCCATGGAACTTGCATTATCAAATCTTCTTTATGCATTTGATTGGGAGTTACCTTGTGGGATGAAAAAAGAGGACATTGACACGGATGTTAAGCCTGGAATTACCATGCATAAGAAAAATGAACTTTGCCTTATCCCTAAAAATTATTTGTAG